CCGTTTTGATATCACGCGCCCTTAGCTACAGTGGCCATAAATGTTTGGGGTGCAAGTCTGATGATGAGCTTTGGGACGCAACCAAACTGACAGCAAGGGTACAGGATGGCACAGAGTGAGAGAGAtaaagaaatagagagagaatctagagagagaaacagtTACTTAGGGGACTTTCAAGGAAAAAGTCTTTCTAACGTCGTTTTCCTCACTATGGGTTACCTTTCTGTACGCAATCTCCCCAATCTACACCACTTTCCTTCCCATTTTTTATTGATGGGTTCTTTTACTTACATTTATCTTTGCATCAAAATGGAAACAGATCTTAAAAATTGTTGCTTTCAACACAGGATCTCCAGAATAAATTAATGGATACCAAAACTGAAAACCCAGAAGAATTCCTCTTCCTACAGCCCCttccccacaaaaaaaattgtgaaaaccAGTACCATAGCGACTCTTTGACTTTCAGTTTTCATTTTTTCCGCATTTGCCgtctctcttcctccctctctctctctctctctctctctctctctctctctctctctctgtttgttCTTAATttattatctctctctttctaattgtattttttcttgtttccgTTACTTGGGAGGTGGATTATCATTCATTTGCTCCTTAAACGATGTTGAAATTCTCATTTTCTGTACCTCTACTTCTCATCTCTGTTCTGGTTTTCCTTCCTCTGTTTCATGGAGGGATAGCCTTTGCTGCAGGAACCGAGGATGGATCAGAGGAATGGGGCTATGTTCAAGTCCGACCCAGTAAGTTTAATTCTCTGTATTCCCCCATTTTTATGCCTTCCAAGCTTTCCTGTACCTGTAGTTAATTCAATTAAGTTGTTTTCACTGTAATGCAGAAGCCCATATGTTTTGGTGGCATTATAAAAGTCCATACAGGGTTGAAGATCCTTCCAAGCCATGGCCAATTATTCTTTGGTTGCAGGGAGGACCTGTGAgttatcttcttttttctcttgggATCCAATGAACCTTAAGGAAGAACCTGAATACCCATCTCTTGTACTCTTGAAAACAGGGTTCTTCAGGGGTTGCGATGGGGAACTTTCAAGAGATTGGTCCATTGGACATGGATTTGAAGCCTCGGAATTCAACTTGGCTTAAACTAGCTGATCTCTTGTTCGTGGTCAGTGAGCTATGGTTGCAAATTTTCTCATTTACTCATTTAATTTCCTCAATgaagctcttttttttattattaatttacaAGATGAATCAGGATTTTGGGtattaaattgtttaattttcgtGTTCTGTAGGATAACCCAGTTGGGACAGGATACAGTTTTGTGGAAGATGAATCGTTGCTGGTGAATACTGATGAAGAGGCAGCAACTGATTTAACTACCTTGCTGAAGGAGCTTTTCAATAAGAATGAGAGCCTCCAACAGAGTCCTCTTTACATTGTAGCAGAGTCTTATGGAGGGAAATTTGCTGCTACTCTTGGATTATCAGCTGTAAAAGCCATTGAAGCTGGAGAATTGAAGCTTAAACTTGGAGGTAATCAGACTGAATCTTTTCttgattcttaaaaaaaaattaaacccttCAGGTTCCACCATTACCAAACTCTCTGTAATTCAACTAGGCCTGTTTTGATCTAATTTTGGAATTTACAAAGATACTAGTAATGTTGGTGTTTTAGAATTTAGACATTGCATGGATTGGATTAGTGACTTGTGCATTGCTTCTATAAGTTGcaggttttaattttttttttttggttctactGTGGTCATAGGTGTTGCTTTGGGAGATAGTTGGATCTCTCCTGAAGATTTTGTGGTCAGTGGTAGTCATAAAAATATCTGCTTCGCCTGTTTTACTTGTTTACTCATTTTGGAACtctttatcattttatttagaAGACCATGGGATTCTTATTTTTCACAGATATTAAGATTCTGATCTTAAAATGCAGTTTTCTTGGGGACCTCTTCTAAAAGATCTCTCAAGACTAGACAACAATGGCTTGGAAAAAAGTAACAGGTAGCATTTCTttaagaacaaaaatttttttttttgggggggggggtgggtgggggtgggagtACAATGGTTTCCTTGAGGAAATTTCAGTTATCTAATAAACCCCATTTCCTAAAACAGTCTAGCTCAGCAGATTAAGCAGCAACTTGAGAATGGAAGCTATGTAAGTGCAACAAACACTTGGCGTCAGCTTGAGAATGTGATTAGCACAAGCAGTAACGATGTGGTAATTCTTATTTATAGCTCATTGGATTCATCTGTTATACAACTATCTATCTCTTTGTTTCCATGATGAGTAAATAATGATTTTCAGCAATGCAGGATTTCTACAATTTTCTATTGGATTCTGCGCACGACCCTCTTTCCACAACAGCTGCTTCAGAGTTGTCGACAGCAGCAGCAATGAAGAGGTACTCAACATATCTCAACTCCAAGAGGATTTCACCCGATGGTGTTGGAGACATTAATAGCTTCATGAATGGAGTCATTAAGAAGAAGTTAAAGATTATTCCTGAAAGCCTTAAGTGAGTTCTCTCACCAAAATAAGGCACCTTACTTTACCTGTTCAGTTGGTCTCTATGTTTTCAAACCTCTTCTCTGAGTTTGGTTTGTCAATTGCAGGTGGGGAACACAATCGGATCTTGTTTTCACTACTCTTCAAGGTGATTTCATGAAGCCAAGGATAAATGAGGTATAGTATTTAGTATGAATGGATTCATTTGTCTATAAATTCATCAAAGAAATGTTTGTTTATGTAAGACCAATTATAGACTCTATAATAATGGCTTGCCTGCAAATAACAAGAAATTTTGATTCACCAGTGCAATAGCTAACATGAGTTTGCATTAACGAAATACAAATTTTTCCTAAGGATCAATCTATTACTCTTCAATTGCATTTTATGGTCATTTATGTCATCTGTAATATGATGAAGTCCCAcctaaaaaatcataaaacattGATTTATAAAATAATGGAGAAGACATCCACCTAACTATCTTCCCCACCAATGCCTGACGATGACCTCTTCGTGGCCATTCCGAGGACTATCACCATTTCTGATCAACATTAAGTTCTTTAAACATTTTCCACTTAAAAATACTATAAATACTTACAATTATTGCATGGGAACCACACTATATAATGAGAATAATCACTTAACAAAGAACTAGCTTAATTTGGCATAACCCTACACATGGTTGCTGCAGTTCTTTATAAGCAAGTGGTTAGAACTTCGGCATCAGGTTAGAGGGTGAACAGATGGTTAACTGAAATATTtaatctctttgatttttgttttgtagGTGAAACATCATTAAATATTTTCAACTGaaacttttttacttttattaagCTGACAGAATAGAGAAATTTACAAATTAGATCTGTCTTTTTCAAATCAGTTGATTGACCAGGCATGAGGTGATGTAGTTCCATTCACTCCTCTGCACCTCCTTGGTCCAAATGTACTCTAAATTATCTCAGTTTAATGGGTAATTTTTGCATTGTTTTAATTGCTAGTCGTGTATACCAGATGGAAATTTAAGTTGCTTAGGTTGAGCAAACTATATGTCATTGATATAATAATCTGAACCCCGCTGCTCTAACCCATGGATGTTGTTAATTAATTGTAATATGTTTCCTGATTAATGGATGGACAGGTGAGTCCCATCCAGAGTTTTAAGTTTGCTTTCGAGGTTAAAGACCCCTATGAACATGAAATTTTGTAGTTGCGGGACTTTTCTATCCTCATTTTTGCTTAAGAAACTACATTATGATGCGATccaactgttttttttttccctttcaaacAAACTACCCATTTAGGGAACGTTGTACATTTTTGATGAATCATTCTAATAAGAGAGATTTTGAATGTTTGAAATAAACTGGAAGACCAGAttgatttcaaaattcaattagTCATATAAAATTTTTAACTTGTCTGGTTCTTCTTTCTTGAAACATCTATGAGTTCTACAAATACAAATTGTATCTAATGAGTTTCATGTATAATTTGTTGCACAGGTTGCTGAGCTATTAGCCAAAGGGGTCAATGTGACAGTGTACAATGGACAAGTAagcatttgatttcattttttgagAATCCACCACCATTAGAACCCTTCAACAGGATAAGCCTTCAGGCAATGGATTAGGTTCCTGGTGAACCACCCAATTTTGTACTCAAGCTGGTTAGGCTTAAGCccaagaaaaacaagaaggggAATCTGTAGCTTTTGTGAAAATATGGTTGGATTTTTTGGGTGTATTGGATCACAGACACGCCATGATTAGGGAGTggataaaaattttcaataccAAAATGAGCTTTATGCCAATTATAAACAtggttttgttcttcctttgtaGGTTGATCTCATTTGTGCCACCAAGGGGACTGAAGCATGGGTTGAGAAACTCaagtaattctctctctctctctctctctctctctcttacaaatGAGAAAAGTTATGAGATGTTCTTGAAATGTATTTTTCAGATGGGAAGGGCTCCAAGGCTTCATGAACTTAGACAGAATTCCCCTATATTGTGGGGATGACAAGACAACCACGAAAGCATTCACCAAGTCATACAAGAATCTACATTTCTATTGGATTCTTTTGGCTGGTCACTTTGTAAGTCATCTTTCTATCTATCCATCTATCATCCTCATTATAATCAATTAAACTTATTTCTTGTCGCAAGATTCCCATTTTATAGAATCAAAAACTCTAAAAATGcacagattttggaaaatatttgcTTTACTTCTGGGTTCAAATCATGTGAAAATATGGTCAGATTGGATTCAAATCTTATACCCAATTTGTACTTCTCTGATTCTGCGCAGGTACCATATGATCAGCCATGCGTTGCACTGAAAATGGTGGGTGACATCACACATTCTCCCATTGCTTCTGCCTAATAAGAAACAAAACAGAACATAAAAACTACAAATAGAGAGAAGTGGGAGTTACAGATTTATAGTTCTGGGGAAacatacagagagagagagagagagagagagacagagagattgATTTTTATAGGAGAAATAAGAACAAATGCTTACATTAACACTTGTTtccattatttgttttattttactgaagggaaaaaaaatgttacacTCTACATTTTATGAGTTTTTAATGGAAGTAGAAGACCAAGCGATTGAAAGAGTTGCAGAGGATGATCCAGAGCATCCTTCAAATCTAATTAACTTCTGCGCAATTATAAGTTAAATCACCTGTGCATGGGTCTTGGGCTCCTGGCCCGTCTGCGGTGTGCTTTCCGTTTTGGTTTAAcaattcaaaatgaaatgaaGCAGCCATGCGTTGGTCATGATTGAGCTGATCAAAATGCTTGGCCCGGAGGGCATTGCTTAAACCTAGTTTAGAGTGTTACAATGCCATAATCATGGGATGGGTTGATCTCATATCAGTTATGTAAGGgatttgatgtgggttgatatggtatTGGGTTCACTCACTTTTCTAAACCGATTTATAGGGTCAAGCTCTCTTGAGATTCGTATCATAAGGTTTGAAAAATGGGAGATTCCAATCCCATTCTCACTCTCATATTGAATTTGAGAGCTGATGGAAACTGATTCAATGGCTGATTGAGTTTAagattcagggtttagggtctttTCACAATCGTAAGGTGGCATCTGTCATAATACTTTCAGTCACGTATTTTTTTCAGAAGAAGAGCTCTGTGATTAATGTCTCAATCACAGAGACAAGATTATTGTTGGGTTAAAACCGACTTCTCGACTAGGTTATGTGACAATCAAATGAGTAATCAAGCAACAAGTGAACAAAAACATATAACTAAAATACCATGCGAAGCAAATTATCAAACACTACAAGAACACAAGATGTTTAcgtgaaaacccatttagtgtTAAGGGAAAAATCACAAACTAAAATCAATCAATCTTCCACTATGAAATATGAAGAAATGCAATTAGGTCTCTGAAACTTTCTACCCAAATCTTGAGAAATACAACCAATGGAGAAAATACAAGTTAGCTCCCTCAAAGCTTCAACAAAAACTTTTAACCTCACCACCAGAATCTATTCCAAAGACTACGGAGAACCCCCCAACCTTGTAGAGACAACCAGTTCTTATAATGATGGGTGGTGCGGCAAAGATAGAAGTAATTGTTTTAAGAAACCCCTATTCTTGAGCAAACTTGCTGAGATTCAAGAGACCATAAtcttgtttctctttctttctttaattagTTATTCTTTAGAAATCGGACGAAATTTAGTTGTTGCCAACCcttgtggcagccaaagaaatggaatctaaaaaggtattttgaaaaatactataatctaggagggtatttgtgaaccctagggggaagtgaattattctataTCTTTGGTTGCCAGCAGGGTGTTGCAGGCTTGCAGCTACTTGACTGCAATTCGAGTAgcaaacaaatttttttctgaGAAACCTCAGCCCCCCAATAAGGTCCCAACGGCCaacgggggaaaaaaaaatcatatctaCCCAAATCTGAGTTCAAATGCAACCTTTTAAATCTGGTTATCCTTTATCATTGGTCAAAAGCTTTCCTTCACCAGTTGGGTGGGAAGAATCTCTTTCCTTGGTCATCTAAGAATACTGATGACCATGATCAAGGGAATTTAATAGGGAGAGGANNNNNNNNNNNNNNNNNNNNtccagcaatttaaaagcagtacgattggccctcttgaatataccactgaggttgccaactgtcgtaatgaccagccgggcgtatgtctaaccgtcacagtgacccgacacccgcgaccactgcttccccccaagtgataacccaacacctcaacccctattgggaagggtcatagcacgggaagatgataatcctaaaccgcatgctcctatatgacat
This genomic stretch from Macadamia integrifolia cultivar HAES 741 chromosome 2, SCU_Mint_v3, whole genome shotgun sequence harbors:
- the LOC122057004 gene encoding serine carboxypeptidase-like 51; this translates as MLKFSFSVPLLLISVLVFLPLFHGGIAFAAGTEDGSEEWGYVQVRPKAHMFWWHYKSPYRVEDPSKPWPIILWLQGGPGSSGVAMGNFQEIGPLDMDLKPRNSTWLKLADLLFVDNPVGTGYSFVEDESLLVNTDEEAATDLTTLLKELFNKNESLQQSPLYIVAESYGGKFAATLGLSAVKAIEAGELKLKLGGVALGDSWISPEDFVFSWGPLLKDLSRLDNNGLEKSNSLAQQIKQQLENGSYVSATNTWRQLENVISTSSNDVDFYNFLLDSAHDPLSTTAASELSTAAAMKRYSTYLNSKRISPDGVGDINSFMNGVIKKKLKIIPESLKWGTQSDLVFTTLQGDFMKPRINEVAELLAKGVNVTVYNGQVDLICATKGTEAWVEKLKWEGLQGFMNLDRIPLYCGDDKTTTKAFTKSYKNLHFYWILLAGHFVPYDQPCVALKMVGDITHSPIASA